A DNA window from Vigna unguiculata cultivar IT97K-499-35 chromosome 10, ASM411807v1, whole genome shotgun sequence contains the following coding sequences:
- the LOC114165462 gene encoding uncharacterized protein LOC114165462 produces the protein MEATQSGSLILDFCLLLGNQVLVLFDSGASHSFISHDCVKKLGLSTYDLGCELIVSKPASGQVSTNSTCVGCSMEVEGRVVVPESEGIKLISTHRALKEIEEGATCFMIVAHGEKKNLEEYIRSIPVVDDYADVFPDEIPELPPSRDIDFSIDLIPRAGPVSAAPYRM, from the exons ATGGAGGCCACTCAGTCAGGTAGCCTTATACTCGACTTTTGCTTGTTGTTGGGTAACCAGGTGTTAGTGTTGTTTGATTCAGGAGCTTCGCACTCTTTCATATCTCACGACTGCGTGAAGAAGCTGGGATTGTCGACTTATGATCTGGGATGCGAATTAATAGTATCAAAACCAGCATCTGGACAAGTTTCAACTAATTCTACCTGTGTTGGATGCTCGATGGAGGTAGAGGGCAG AGTGGTGGTCCCAGAATCGGAAGGGATTAAGTTGATCTCAACTCATAGAGCCTTAAAGGAGATCGAAGAAGGAGCTACTTGCTTCATGATAGTGGCTCatggagaaaagaaaaacttagaAGAATATATTAGAAGTATACCGGTAGTCGACGACTATGCCGACGTTTTTCCCGATGAAATACCTGAATTGCCACCTAGCAGGGACATAGATTTCTCTATTGATCTAATCCCTAGAGCGGGTCCAGTGTCGGCGGCTCCTTATAGAATGTGA